The DNA sequence CCGCCCTAGCCCACAAAGACATAGCCGGCGAGCAGCCCGCCACCACCACTGTGTTGAGCAGGTTCACCGGATCATCCAGCAGGGTCACCGCCACCGTCTCTTGGTTGCTGTGGCGCATGGTTTCTCCATCCGCAGGAATCAGATCCACCCGAAAGGCATCGGCCCCCACTAGGGGATAGGCCACCCATTGGCCGCCAATCTTCGCCAACGTCACCCGCAACGCTTCTCCCACCGCCATCCCTTGAGTGGGCATGGCTTCCACTTGGGCCGCATCGTGATCTAGCCAGAACAAATCTTCCACTCGACAGCCCAAGGCCTTGGCTAACCGCAGCGCCACCGTCGTGGATAGGGACGTTTGACCCGACTCAACACCACCAATGGTCTGACGACTCACACCCGCCATAGACGCTAAGTCTTGCTGACTAAGCCTTAAGCGTAACCGAGTCTGCTTTAAGCCATTGCGCAGCTCATCTTTCACAGCATTACCAAGGGAATCTATCGAAAAACCATTATAAATGCCCCCTACCCTGCCGTTGCCCCATTCTGGCGGGTGATCCCTGACCTGTCCTCCCCTCTCAAACAACCTCGTCTGCGGTTTGTACTCAGCAGCACGTTTTTTGGGAAAGACGCCAGTAAAATTGACATTAGGTAAACATATTGTCATCTAGGACTGGAAACTCGCCATGAAATACAGCCCGCGGTTAAACCTCGCAGTCGGTCACGAGGTTTGCGCCTTGATGAAGGCATTGAACGTTATGTTGGCCGTTGAGTAGTGAGCGCCATGCAGACCAAACGCCTTTCAGCTCTGTCGCTGCTGACCGTCATCCTTGGCTTGACGACAGCAGGCTGCGTTCAAGCTGAGAATCCGTCCATCCCCGCATCAAGGACAGATACTACACCTCAAGACACCGTTGAACTCACGATCTCGGTGGCGGCTAGCGTGCAAGATGCCATGCAGGACATCCAAGCGGCTTATCAAACCGAAGCTCCCAACGTGGCCATCACCTATAACTTTGGATCCTCCGGCTCCCTAGCTCAGCAGATTAGCCAAGGCGCACCGGCCGATATCTTTTTATCCGCCTCAGATCAATGGATGGACGACCTAGAAGAGCAAAACATGATTCTCCCCGGCTCACGCCAAGATCTACTGCTCAATACTCTGGTGTTGATCGTGCGGGCAGATCAAACGGGCGTGAGCAGCTTTGAGGATCTAGCCACCGATCAAGTCAGCAAGCTAGCCATAGGTGAGCCAGACAGCGTGCCCGCTGGGGGCTATGCCAAAGAAACGCTGATCAGCCTCAATATGTTTGATGCCCTACAACCCAAGCTGGTCTTTGGGAAAGACGTGCGGCAGGTACTGTCTTACGTTGCCACGGGCAATGTCGATGCAGGGTTGGTCTATGCCACCGATGCCAGGCTTTTTGACCAAGTTGAGGTGGTCAGTACAGCATCAGCAGACATGCACTCACCGATCCTGTATCCGGTCGGCGTGGTTGCCACCAGCGACCATGGGGAAGCCGCTCAAGCGTTTGTCGATTTTCTCTCCAGCGACACAGCCGTGGCCATCTTTGAAGACTACGGATTCACTATGGCAGAGTAGCGGCGCACCACCTGCATGTCCCTGGATCAGACCATCTCTCACCTATGCACAAGACGCGATCGCTCCTGACCTTCCTCTGGGCTAAACTATGATGCCCAACGACCTTGCCCCACTGTGGATTTCCCTCAAAACAGCCTTCGTAGCCACCTTTTTCGCCGCTCTATTGGGCATCTTCTGCGCTCGATGGATGCTGAACTATCAGGGGCGATCGCGGGGTCTGATCGACGGCATCCTCACCCTTCCCCTCGTCTTGCCCCCCACGGTGGTTGGCTTTTTTTTGCTGCTGCTGTTGGGCAGACATGGCCCCATCGGTCGGGCGATCGCCCCTTTCGGCATCACCGTAATCTTCACCTGGACAGCGGTGGTGATCGCGGCAACGGTGGTGGCCTTTCCCCTGATGTACAAAACCGTGCTGAGCGCCTTCGAGCAAGTTGATCCAACGCTGATCAGCTCTGCCCGAACGCTAGGGGCATCCGAATGGCGCATTTTCTGGCAGATTTTATTGCCCTTGGCCTGGCCAGGTCTCCTAGCCGGAACGGTGTTAGCCTTTGCCCGAGCCCTGGGTGAGTTTGGGGCAACCTTGATGGTGGGTGGCAGCATTCCTGGCGTCACCCAAACGATACCCATTGCCATTTTCTTTGCAGCGGAGTCGGGGCGGATGGGAGTCGCCTTGGTTTGGGTGATGTTGATGGTAGCCCTATCCCTGCTCGTCATCGCCGGCATTAACTATGGAAACCGCCCCCGCTCCCACAAGCCAAGCATGGCCCATGGCCTCGTCACCCTTGGGTTTAACTGGATCTTCTTCAAACGCTTAAAGAGCAGCCTGTTTGGCATACCGCCAACCATCGTGCCCCGAGACCCAGACTCCCATGCCAAACCGACCTTCGCCCTCGTCTCGTCATCCCCCTCTGCCCAAGAAGCAGCTCATCTCAGCGTTGCCATTGAAAAGCAGGTGCCCGGGTTTCACCTCAAGGTTCACGTTCACGCCAAGGCTGAACCCTTGGGGATTTTGGGAGCCTCCGGATCAGGCAAAAGCATCACCCTACGGTGTATTGCCGGGTTAGAAACGCCCTCCCAGGGACGCATTGTGCTCAACAATCGGGTGTTGTTCGACTCGGAGCAAGGCATTAATGTCCCTAGTCGCGATCGCCGCGTGGGTTTGGTCTTCCAAAACTATGCCCTGTTCCCCCACCTCACCGTTGCCCAAAATATTGCCTTTGGGATGCAGGCCATTCCACGACAGCGCCGCGCCGCAGAGGTTGTGAAGTATATAGACATGATTGACCTATCCGGGATGGGCGATCGCTACCCCCATCAACTATCGGGCGGGCAACAGCAGCGGGTAGCCCTAGCACGAGCCATGGCCATTCAACCGGATATTCTCCTCTTGGATGAACCTCTATCGGCCCTCGATAGCTATCTGCGCAGTCACATCGAAAAATTGTTGATTGAACTGCTGTCCCACTATCAAGGCATCACGATCTTTATCACCCACAAACTGGAAGAAGCCTACCGAGTCTGCAACCATTTGCTGGTGCTCTCCCGCGGACAAATTCTGGCAGAAGGCAGCAAACAAGA is a window from the Candidatus Obscuribacterales bacterium genome containing:
- the modB gene encoding molybdate ABC transporter permease subunit, with amino-acid sequence MMPNDLAPLWISLKTAFVATFFAALLGIFCARWMLNYQGRSRGLIDGILTLPLVLPPTVVGFFLLLLLGRHGPIGRAIAPFGITVIFTWTAVVIAATVVAFPLMYKTVLSAFEQVDPTLISSARTLGASEWRIFWQILLPLAWPGLLAGTVLAFARALGEFGATLMVGGSIPGVTQTIPIAIFFAAESGRMGVALVWVMLMVALSLLVIAGINYGNRPRSHKPSMAHGLVTLGFNWIFFKRLKSSLFGIPPTIVPRDPDSHAKPTFALVSSSPSAQEAAHLSVAIEKQVPGFHLKVHVHAKAEPLGILGASGSGKSITLRCIAGLETPSQGRIVLNNRVLFDSEQGINVPSRDRRVGLVFQNYALFPHLTVAQNIAFGMQAIPRQRRAAEVVKYIDMIDLSGMGDRYPHQLSGGQQQRVALARAMAIQPDILLLDEPLSALDSYLRSHIEKLLIELLSHYQGITIFITHKLEEAYRVCNHLLVLSRGQILAEGSKQDIFERPPTVEVARITECKNFSQARQVDEHHIEALDWGCRLQVANPMVSRLGYVGLRAHHIKFPQTIDQSNTYLGWLAMTVESQHRVTVYIKLHSKPQFPQDYHLQAELYRDQWNRLQHRPLPWPIHLNPASLITMPH
- the modA gene encoding molybdate ABC transporter substrate-binding protein, whose translation is MQTKRLSALSLLTVILGLTTAGCVQAENPSIPASRTDTTPQDTVELTISVAASVQDAMQDIQAAYQTEAPNVAITYNFGSSGSLAQQISQGAPADIFLSASDQWMDDLEEQNMILPGSRQDLLLNTLVLIVRADQTGVSSFEDLATDQVSKLAIGEPDSVPAGGYAKETLISLNMFDALQPKLVFGKDVRQVLSYVATGNVDAGLVYATDARLFDQVEVVSTASADMHSPILYPVGVVATSDHGEAAQAFVDFLSSDTAVAIFEDYGFTMAE